A genomic window from Bradyrhizobium lupini includes:
- a CDS encoding fatty-acid--CoA ligase has translation MLGLMQDWPLLCHRIIEHAAKIHGKQEVVTRSVEGPIHRTTYADIHKRALKVSQMLERDGIKLGDRVATIAWNTWRHLEVWYGIMGIGAICHTVNPRLFPEQIAWIINHAQDRIVMTDITFIPVLEKIADKLTSVERYVVLTDKAHMPQTTLKNVVAYEDWIAEADGKFKWKDFDENTAAAMCYTSGTTGDPKGVLYSHRSNVLHALMANNVDALGTSASETMLPVVPLFHANSWGIAFSAPSQGTKLVMPGAKLDGASVYELLSTERVTHTAGVPTVWLMLLQHMTANNLKLPDLKMVICGGSAMPRSMIKAFLDMGSNVRHAWGMTEMSPIGSVAALKPPFQNATGEARLDVLQMQGYAPFAVEMKITDDAGKELPWDGTTFGRLKVAGPAVAKAYYRVDANILDEDGFFDTGDVATIDEAGYMRITDRSKDVIKSGGEWISSIELENLAVGHPAVAEAAVIGVFHPKWDERPLLIVQLKQGQQASREDILKFMDGKIAKWWMPDDVAFVDGIPHTATGKILKTALRDQFREYRFPNAAA, from the coding sequence ATGCTTGGTTTGATGCAAGACTGGCCCCTGCTCTGCCACAGGATCATCGAACACGCCGCCAAGATTCATGGCAAGCAGGAGGTCGTGACGCGCTCGGTCGAGGGACCGATCCATCGCACCACCTATGCCGATATCCACAAGCGCGCGCTCAAGGTCTCGCAGATGCTGGAGCGCGACGGCATCAAGCTCGGCGACCGTGTCGCAACGATCGCCTGGAACACCTGGCGCCATCTTGAGGTCTGGTACGGCATCATGGGGATCGGCGCCATCTGCCATACCGTCAATCCCCGCCTTTTCCCCGAGCAGATCGCCTGGATCATCAACCATGCGCAGGACCGCATCGTGATGACCGATATCACGTTCATTCCGGTCCTGGAGAAGATCGCCGACAAGCTGACAAGCGTGGAACGCTATGTCGTGCTCACCGACAAGGCGCACATGCCGCAGACGACGCTGAAGAACGTGGTCGCCTACGAGGACTGGATTGCGGAGGCCGACGGCAAGTTTAAATGGAAGGACTTTGACGAGAACACGGCGGCCGCGATGTGCTACACATCGGGCACCACCGGCGATCCCAAAGGCGTGCTGTATTCGCATCGCTCCAACGTGCTGCACGCGCTGATGGCCAACAATGTCGACGCGCTCGGTACCAGCGCCTCCGAAACCATGCTTCCCGTGGTGCCGCTCTTCCACGCCAACAGCTGGGGCATCGCCTTCTCCGCGCCGTCGCAGGGCACCAAGCTCGTCATGCCCGGCGCCAAGCTCGACGGCGCCTCGGTCTATGAGCTGCTCTCGACCGAGAGGGTGACGCATACCGCCGGCGTGCCCACGGTGTGGCTGATGCTGCTCCAGCACATGACCGCGAACAATCTGAAGCTGCCGGACCTGAAGATGGTGATCTGCGGCGGCTCGGCGATGCCGCGTTCGATGATCAAGGCCTTCCTCGACATGGGCTCGAACGTCCGTCACGCCTGGGGCATGACCGAGATGAGCCCGATCGGCAGCGTCGCGGCGCTGAAGCCGCCGTTCCAGAATGCGACCGGCGAGGCGCGGCTCGACGTGCTCCAGATGCAGGGCTACGCGCCGTTCGCCGTCGAGATGAAGATCACCGACGATGCCGGCAAGGAACTGCCGTGGGACGGCACGACCTTCGGCCGCCTCAAGGTCGCCGGCCCGGCCGTCGCCAAGGCCTATTACCGGGTCGACGCCAACATTCTCGACGAGGACGGCTTCTTCGACACCGGCGACGTCGCGACCATCGACGAAGCCGGCTACATGCGGATCACCGACCGCTCCAAGGACGTGATCAAGTCCGGCGGCGAGTGGATTTCCTCGATCGAGCTGGAGAACCTCGCAGTCGGCCATCCCGCGGTGGCGGAAGCCGCCGTGATCGGCGTGTTCCATCCCAAATGGGACGAGCGTCCGCTGCTGATCGTGCAGCTGAAGCAGGGCCAGCAGGCCAGCCGCGAGGACATCCTGAAGTTCATGGATGGCAAGATCGCCAAATGGTGGATGCCCGACGACGTTGCCTTCGTCGACGGTATCCCCCACACGGCGACGGGCAAGATCCTGAAGACCGCGCTGCGCGATCAGTTTAGGGAATACCGCTTCCCGAACGCGGCGGCGTAG
- a CDS encoding DUF1499 domain-containing protein: MARRFSAPYQSEPVSSLASWARNLAVFAVVAVVVSIIIVRFGFLEMKPALATFFGGLGIAALSILFGLAGFAAIWQNGSRGMARILLAFLIDGAILAYPAYLGLQYRKLPAIHDITTDPIDPPRFDALARLRTGDGANTAVYAGLYSAEQQRQFYPDIEPIELEISVDRAYAIALQLVNKRKWLIIDERAPQPPRRIGRIEAVARSPIMGFREDIAIRVVPDGEDSRVDIRSASRYFESDLGSNAARVKKFIDDLNTAADADALKPVKKTPVAPPKAPAKTVKK, translated from the coding sequence ATGGCCCGCAGGTTTTCCGCTCCCTACCAGTCGGAGCCCGTCTCCAGCCTCGCGAGCTGGGCGCGCAATCTGGCCGTGTTCGCCGTGGTGGCGGTGGTGGTCTCGATCATCATCGTCCGGTTCGGCTTCCTGGAGATGAAGCCGGCGCTCGCGACCTTCTTCGGCGGGCTCGGGATTGCCGCGCTCTCGATCCTGTTCGGGCTCGCCGGCTTCGCCGCGATCTGGCAGAACGGCTCGCGCGGCATGGCGCGCATCCTGCTTGCGTTCCTGATCGACGGCGCGATCCTCGCCTATCCCGCTTATCTCGGCCTGCAATACCGCAAGCTGCCGGCGATCCACGACATCACCACCGACCCGATCGACCCGCCGCGCTTCGACGCCCTGGCCCGCCTGCGCACCGGCGATGGTGCCAATACCGCTGTGTATGCCGGCCTCTATTCGGCCGAGCAGCAGCGTCAATTCTATCCCGATATCGAGCCGATCGAGCTCGAGATTTCAGTCGACCGCGCCTATGCGATCGCGCTTCAGCTGGTCAACAAGCGCAAATGGTTGATCATCGACGAGCGCGCGCCGCAGCCCCCGCGCCGCATCGGCCGCATCGAGGCGGTGGCGCGCTCACCGATCATGGGTTTCCGCGAGGACATCGCCATCCGGGTCGTGCCCGACGGCGAGGATTCCCGCGTCGATATCCGCTCCGCCTCGCGCTATTTCGAGAGCGACCTCGGCAGCAACGCCGCACGCGTGAAGAAATTCATCGACGATCTCAACACCGCCGCCGATGCCGACGCACTCAAGCCGGTGAAGAAGACGCCGGTGGCGCCGCCGAAGGCGCCGGCGAAGACGGTGAAGAAGTGA
- a CDS encoding MBL fold metallo-hydrolase, with protein MSDNDDVPFNRDFPLKPGIVEEVRPGVRRVLCNNPSPFTFTGTVSYIVGRGNVAIIDPGPDDEAHAAALLDAVSGETVSHIFVTHTHRDHSPNTARIKRSTGAPVYAEGPHRASRPRFESEKHNPESGADRDFAPDIRIGHGDVVEGDGWRLEAVATPGHTANHLAFAWSERKFNFVGDHVMGWSTSIVAPPDGSMIDYMESLDRLAAREEDVYFSGHGPEIPDGPRFVRFLIRHRKAREASILHRLAKGETDIPTMVRAIYIGIDPRLTTAAGYSVLAHLEDLVARGVVATDGDPVIGGTYRMANA; from the coding sequence ATGTCCGACAACGACGACGTCCCGTTCAACCGCGACTTTCCGCTGAAGCCCGGCATCGTCGAGGAAGTCCGCCCCGGCGTGCGGCGCGTGCTCTGTAACAATCCGAGTCCGTTCACTTTCACCGGCACGGTCAGCTACATCGTGGGCCGGGGCAACGTCGCGATCATCGATCCCGGTCCGGACGACGAGGCGCATGCGGCGGCGCTGCTCGATGCCGTCAGCGGCGAGACGGTGAGCCATATCTTCGTCACCCACACCCACCGCGACCATTCGCCGAACACCGCGCGGATCAAGCGGTCGACCGGCGCGCCAGTTTACGCCGAAGGCCCGCACCGCGCCTCGCGCCCGCGCTTCGAGAGCGAGAAGCACAACCCGGAATCCGGCGCCGACCGCGACTTCGCGCCCGATATCAGGATCGGCCATGGCGACGTGGTCGAAGGAGATGGCTGGCGGCTCGAGGCCGTGGCGACACCCGGCCATACCGCCAATCACCTCGCTTTTGCCTGGTCCGAGCGAAAATTCAACTTCGTCGGCGATCACGTGATGGGGTGGTCGACCTCGATCGTGGCCCCGCCCGACGGGTCGATGATCGACTACATGGAATCGCTGGATCGTCTCGCCGCGCGCGAGGAGGATGTGTATTTCTCCGGTCACGGCCCCGAAATTCCGGACGGTCCGCGCTTCGTGCGCTTCCTGATCCGTCACCGCAAGGCGCGCGAGGCCTCCATCCTGCACCGCCTTGCCAAGGGCGAGACCGACATCCCGACCATGGTCCGGGCGATCTATATCGGCATCGATCCGAGGCTCACCACGGCGGCGGGCTACTCCGTGCTGGCGCATCTGGAAGACCTGGTCGCCCGCGGCGTGGTGGCGACGGACGGCGATCCCGTGATCGGCGGGACCTATCGGATGGCGAACGCTTAG
- a CDS encoding acyl-CoA dehydrogenase, whose amino-acid sequence MTARPQAKDKPASASFQWDDPFLLDEQLTEDERMVRDTARAYAQDKLLPRVAKAYLEEKTDREIFNEMGELGLIGITLPEEYGCANAGYVAYGLVAREIERVDSGYRSMNSVQSSLVMYPIYAYGDENQRKKYLPKLASGEWVGCFGLTEPDAGSDPAGMKTRAEKVSDGYRLTGSKMWISNAPIADVFVVWAKSAAHDNQIRGFVLEKGMKGLSAPKIGGKLSLRASITGEVVMDGVVVPEDALLPNVSGLKGPFGCLNRARYGISWGVLGAAEDCMHRARQYTLDRKQFGKPLAATQLVQKKLADMQTEIALGLQGSLRVGRLMDEGKFAPEMISIMKRNNCGKALDIARVARDMHGGNGISIEYHVMRHVHNLETVNTYEGTHDVHALILGRAITGIQAFF is encoded by the coding sequence ATGACCGCGCGCCCTCAGGCCAAGGACAAGCCGGCTTCGGCTTCTTTCCAGTGGGACGATCCGTTCCTGCTCGACGAGCAGCTCACCGAAGACGAGCGCATGGTGCGCGACACCGCGCGCGCCTACGCCCAGGACAAGCTGCTGCCGCGCGTCGCCAAGGCCTATCTCGAAGAGAAGACGGATCGCGAGATCTTCAACGAGATGGGCGAACTCGGCCTGATCGGCATCACGTTGCCGGAGGAATATGGCTGTGCCAATGCAGGCTATGTCGCCTATGGTCTGGTCGCGCGCGAGATCGAGCGGGTCGATTCCGGCTACCGCTCGATGAACTCGGTGCAGTCCTCGCTGGTGATGTATCCGATCTACGCCTATGGCGACGAGAACCAGCGCAAGAAGTACCTGCCGAAGCTCGCCAGCGGCGAGTGGGTCGGCTGCTTCGGGCTGACCGAGCCTGATGCCGGCTCCGATCCGGCCGGCATGAAAACGCGCGCCGAGAAGGTGTCGGACGGCTATCGCCTGACCGGCAGCAAGATGTGGATCTCGAACGCGCCGATCGCCGACGTGTTCGTGGTCTGGGCCAAGTCGGCCGCGCACGACAACCAGATCCGCGGCTTCGTGCTGGAGAAGGGCATGAAGGGCCTGTCGGCACCGAAGATCGGCGGCAAGCTGTCGCTTCGCGCCTCCATCACCGGCGAGGTCGTGATGGACGGTGTCGTGGTTCCGGAAGACGCGCTGCTGCCCAACGTCTCCGGCCTGAAAGGCCCGTTCGGCTGCCTCAACCGCGCCCGCTACGGCATTTCCTGGGGCGTGCTCGGCGCGGCCGAGGACTGCATGCACCGCGCCCGCCAGTATACGCTCGACCGCAAGCAGTTCGGCAAGCCGCTCGCCGCGACCCAGCTCGTGCAGAAGAAGCTCGCGGACATGCAGACCGAGATCGCGCTGGGCCTTCAGGGCTCGCTGCGCGTCGGTCGCCTGATGGACGAGGGCAAGTTCGCTCCCGAGATGATCTCGATCATGAAGCGCAACAATTGCGGCAAGGCGCTCGACATCGCCCGCGTCGCGCGCGACATGCACGGCGGCAACGGCATCTCGATCGAGTATCACGTGATGCGCCACGTCCATAACCTCGAGACCGTCAACACCTACGAGGGCACCCACGACGTCCACGCCCTGATCCTGGGCCGCGCGATCACGGGCATTCAGGCGTTTTTCTGA
- the ribB gene encoding 3,4-dihydroxy-2-butanone-4-phosphate synthase: MPDNVQEVLQAFARGELVVVTDDEDREGEGDLIVAASFCTAEKMAFIIRHTSGIVCAPITSEDARRLRLDPMVAHNDSAHTTAFTVSIDYKPDGGTGISAEERASCCRALSNPNAGANDFARPGHIFPLIAKDGGVLLRSGHTEAAVDLCKLSGLPPVGVISELMNDDGSVMKGEQVARFAAQHKLKHVTIADMIAYRQVREKLIERVSTFVTESPIGPLQGYAYRSPFDSIAHVAFVYNGVGDGKNVLTRFHKPNIVKDIFTGHKRMAAVLEHFKKSGRGVLVYLRDGAAGVPVAPLPDESATEADRNRQWREVGVGAQILRDLGVTSIRHLTSSVHDYKGLSGFGIEIVANELLES, from the coding sequence ATGCCGGATAACGTCCAGGAAGTCTTGCAGGCCTTTGCCCGGGGTGAGCTCGTGGTCGTCACCGACGACGAAGACCGCGAGGGCGAGGGCGATCTGATCGTCGCCGCCTCGTTCTGCACCGCCGAGAAGATGGCGTTCATCATCCGCCACACCTCCGGCATCGTTTGCGCCCCGATCACCAGCGAAGATGCGCGCCGCCTGCGGCTCGATCCGATGGTGGCCCACAACGACTCAGCGCACACCACCGCATTCACGGTCTCGATCGACTACAAGCCCGACGGCGGCACCGGCATCTCGGCCGAGGAGCGCGCCTCGTGCTGCCGCGCGCTGTCCAATCCCAATGCCGGCGCCAACGACTTCGCCCGTCCCGGTCACATCTTCCCGCTGATCGCCAAGGACGGCGGCGTGCTGCTGCGCTCCGGCCATACCGAGGCCGCGGTCGACCTGTGCAAGCTCTCCGGCCTGCCGCCGGTCGGCGTCATCAGCGAGTTGATGAACGACGACGGCAGCGTGATGAAGGGCGAGCAGGTCGCCCGCTTCGCCGCCCAGCACAAGCTCAAGCACGTCACCATCGCCGACATGATCGCCTACCGCCAGGTGCGCGAGAAACTGATCGAGCGGGTCTCGACCTTCGTCACCGAGAGCCCGATCGGGCCGCTGCAGGGCTATGCCTACCGCTCGCCGTTCGATTCCATCGCCCATGTCGCCTTCGTCTACAACGGCGTCGGCGACGGCAAGAACGTCCTGACACGCTTTCACAAGCCGAACATCGTCAAGGACATCTTCACCGGCCACAAGCGCATGGCGGCGGTGCTCGAGCACTTCAAGAAATCGGGCCGTGGCGTTCTGGTCTATCTGCGCGACGGTGCGGCCGGTGTCCCTGTGGCGCCGCTGCCCGATGAGAGCGCGACCGAGGCCGACCGCAACCGCCAGTGGCGCGAAGTCGGCGTCGGTGCACAGATCCTGCGCGATCTCGGCGTCACCTCGATCCGGCATCTCACCTCCTCGGTGCACGACTACAAGGGCCTTTCGGGCTTCGGCATCGAGATCGTCGCCAACGAGCTACTCGAAAGCTAG
- a CDS encoding cation:proton antiporter, giving the protein MHELIRDITLCILFAWMLGLLAHFSRQPLILAYLIAGFCIGPFGAGWVKSQESISVISELGLIFMLFMIGLEIDLKKIVRAGKVILFAAGGQLLGGCLLGVLFFVGIGLSLGGGQFDAVYLCVACALSSTVIIVKVLYEKRELDTLPGRITLGVLVLQDIFAILFLAVQPSLANLEISVILLSIGRVAVLVAAALLVSRYVLPRLFHQIARRPELILLGALAWCFLVAETAERLSLSREMGALIAGVSLSTFPYALDVTAKVTTLRDFFITLFFVALGMTIPVPGLSVIGLALMIAAFTVVSRLVTTFVPLYLMKQGLRASLLPALNLAQISEFSLVVIQTGVADHHIAAQTANAASFAFVVLAVLSTFVMTRSDEITRWAIGPLKRIGLRDLDHGNGHGEEGHEGHGEARRIVILGFFRAASALLAEIERQAPVLLEQITVIDFNPNVYQTLLSRGLHVIYGDISSADTLLHAGVGKSEMIILSVPDALLKGASNEKLVRHVRTLNPTAMIIATADLLSDVDELYAAGASYVTVTRLSDAHELFTVIEAAQAGLLADKRAELDQRLGERREVLP; this is encoded by the coding sequence ATGCACGAGCTCATTCGCGACATCACTCTCTGTATCCTGTTTGCCTGGATGCTGGGCCTGCTTGCCCACTTCTCCAGGCAACCGCTGATCCTTGCCTATCTTATCGCCGGCTTCTGCATTGGTCCATTTGGCGCCGGCTGGGTCAAGTCGCAGGAATCGATCAGCGTCATCTCCGAGCTTGGCCTGATCTTCATGCTGTTCATGATCGGCCTGGAGATCGACCTGAAGAAGATCGTGCGGGCCGGAAAGGTCATCCTGTTCGCGGCGGGCGGCCAGCTCCTCGGCGGCTGCCTGCTCGGGGTGCTGTTCTTCGTCGGCATCGGCCTGTCGCTCGGGGGCGGACAGTTCGATGCGGTTTACCTCTGTGTCGCCTGCGCGCTGTCGAGCACCGTCATCATCGTCAAGGTGCTCTACGAGAAGCGCGAGCTCGACACGCTGCCCGGCCGCATCACCCTCGGCGTGCTGGTGCTCCAGGACATCTTCGCCATCCTGTTTCTGGCGGTGCAGCCGAGCCTTGCCAATCTGGAAATCAGCGTGATCCTGCTCTCGATCGGGCGGGTCGCAGTGCTGGTCGCCGCGGCACTGCTGGTGAGCCGCTACGTGCTGCCGCGCCTGTTTCACCAGATCGCCCGCCGCCCCGAGTTGATCCTGCTCGGCGCGCTCGCCTGGTGCTTCCTGGTCGCCGAGACCGCCGAGCGGCTGTCGCTGTCGCGCGAGATGGGCGCCCTGATCGCCGGCGTCTCGCTCTCGACCTTTCCCTATGCGCTCGATGTCACGGCCAAGGTCACCACGCTTCGCGATTTCTTCATCACGCTGTTCTTCGTCGCGCTCGGCATGACCATTCCCGTGCCCGGCCTCTCCGTGATCGGACTTGCCCTGATGATCGCGGCGTTCACGGTGGTGAGCCGCCTCGTGACCACCTTCGTCCCGCTCTATCTGATGAAGCAGGGCCTGCGCGCCAGCCTGTTGCCGGCCCTGAATCTCGCGCAGATCTCCGAGTTCTCGCTGGTGGTGATCCAGACCGGCGTTGCCGACCACCACATCGCAGCCCAGACGGCGAACGCGGCCTCCTTCGCCTTCGTGGTACTGGCGGTGCTCTCGACCTTCGTGATGACCCGCAGCGACGAGATCACCCGCTGGGCGATCGGTCCCCTGAAGCGGATCGGCCTGCGCGATCTCGACCACGGCAATGGCCACGGCGAGGAAGGACACGAGGGCCATGGCGAGGCGCGCCGCATCGTCATCCTCGGCTTTTTCCGTGCGGCGAGCGCGCTGCTGGCCGAGATCGAGCGGCAGGCACCGGTGCTGCTCGAGCAGATCACCGTGATCGACTTCAATCCCAATGTGTACCAGACGCTGCTGTCGCGCGGCCTGCACGTGATCTATGGCGATATCAGCAGCGCCGACACGCTGCTCCATGCCGGCGTCGGCAAATCCGAGATGATCATCCTCAGCGTCCCGGATGCGCTTCTGAAGGGTGCCAGCAACGAGAAGCTGGTCCGCCACGTCCGCACCCTCAACCCGACCGCCATGATCATTGCCACGGCCGATCTGTTGTCGGATGTAGACGAACTCTACGCGGCTGGCGCCAGCTATGTCACCGTGACCCGGCTCAGCGACGCCCATGAGCTGTTCACGGTGATCGAGGCCGCCCAGGCCGGCCTGTTGGCCGACAAGCGGGCCGAGCTCGATCAGCGGCTCGGCGAGCGGCGCGAAGTGCTGCCCTGA
- a CDS encoding DUF3124 domain-containing protein → MRMGLATALLLCPLACSVPAAAQSKVNIEQNFADSLTALPKEELAVAGGFYVPAYSSVAMSQGKLRVDFSVTLSVHNASETQPLVVKRIAYFDTAGKQVESYLKAPVALKPLATVSIFIPTDDVRGGTGANFLVDWAAASEIAEPAVEALMVGGVANAHYAFISQGRPTRTAGKN, encoded by the coding sequence ATGCGGATGGGGCTCGCCACTGCACTGCTGCTATGCCCCCTCGCCTGCTCCGTGCCCGCAGCCGCTCAATCCAAGGTCAATATCGAACAAAACTTTGCAGATTCCCTCACCGCGCTGCCGAAAGAAGAACTCGCCGTCGCCGGCGGGTTCTACGTGCCCGCCTATTCCAGTGTCGCGATGAGCCAGGGCAAGCTGCGCGTCGACTTCTCGGTGACCTTGAGCGTGCACAACGCCTCCGAGACCCAGCCGCTGGTCGTCAAACGCATCGCCTATTTCGACACCGCAGGCAAGCAGGTCGAGAGCTATCTGAAGGCGCCCGTCGCGTTGAAGCCCCTCGCCACCGTCTCGATCTTCATTCCGACCGACGACGTACGCGGCGGGACCGGAGCCAATTTCCTGGTCGATTGGGCCGCAGCAAGCGAGATCGCCGAGCCTGCTGTCGAGGCCTTGATGGTTGGCGGCGTCGCCAATGCGCATTACGCTTTCATCAGCCAAGGCCGTCCGACCCGGACGGCCGGCAAGAACTAA
- a CDS encoding PLP-dependent aminotransferase family protein has translation MTSSFDFAPLFPAGLPAPSARWTGLAKYSFVGGNNDSEQVPLDDLIEAANLALQREGRSLATYGLAHGPQGYLPLREFLVAKLKRDAGINCTVDDLLIVSGSLQALDLVNATLLTRGDTVIFEQDSYQGSLTRLARLGVNVIGIPLDNDGMRMDVLATTLADLKGRGIRPKYIYTIPTVQNPTGSIMPEGRRTELLRLSADYGVPVFEDDCYADLVWSGQRPPAIHAMSPNGGVIHIGSFSKSIAPALRVGFIVAPWDVMSRMLALKTDAGSGALEQMVLAAYCKPHFSTHVPALTKALRTKLDTLMEAVNEQFGTAAEFEEPKGGIFLWVKLPDQVDTLKLYQAALAAGVSINPGPEWSTDKNHSRSRLRLCFASPSHQQIREGVAVLAEVCRKEFGVPARSANVENRA, from the coding sequence ATGACGTCCAGCTTCGATTTTGCGCCCCTGTTTCCCGCAGGGCTGCCGGCCCCCTCTGCGCGCTGGACGGGCCTCGCCAAATACAGTTTTGTCGGCGGCAACAACGACTCCGAGCAGGTGCCGCTCGATGATCTGATCGAGGCGGCCAATCTGGCTCTGCAACGCGAAGGCCGCTCGCTCGCCACTTACGGGCTGGCACATGGTCCCCAGGGCTATCTGCCCTTGCGCGAATTCCTGGTGGCAAAACTCAAGCGCGATGCCGGCATCAACTGCACGGTCGACGATCTCCTGATCGTGTCCGGCTCGCTGCAGGCGCTCGACCTCGTCAACGCCACGCTGCTGACGCGCGGCGACACCGTGATCTTCGAGCAGGATAGCTATCAGGGCTCGCTGACCCGCCTGGCACGGCTCGGAGTCAACGTGATTGGCATTCCCCTCGACAACGACGGCATGCGCATGGACGTGCTGGCCACGACGCTGGCCGACCTCAAGGGCCGCGGCATCCGTCCGAAATACATCTACACCATTCCGACCGTGCAGAACCCGACCGGCAGCATCATGCCGGAGGGCCGCCGCACCGAGCTGTTGCGGCTGTCGGCAGACTACGGCGTGCCTGTTTTCGAGGACGATTGCTATGCCGATCTGGTCTGGTCGGGACAGCGGCCGCCGGCGATCCATGCGATGAGCCCGAACGGCGGCGTGATCCATATCGGCTCGTTCTCCAAGTCGATCGCGCCGGCGCTGCGCGTGGGCTTCATCGTCGCGCCCTGGGATGTGATGTCGCGGATGCTGGCGCTGAAGACGGACGCCGGCTCAGGCGCGCTGGAGCAGATGGTGCTCGCTGCCTATTGCAAGCCGCATTTTTCGACCCACGTGCCGGCACTGACGAAGGCGCTACGGACCAAGCTTGATACGCTGATGGAGGCCGTCAACGAGCAGTTCGGGACGGCCGCCGAGTTCGAGGAGCCCAAGGGCGGGATCTTCCTGTGGGTGAAGCTGCCCGATCAGGTGGATACGCTGAAGCTGTATCAGGCCGCGCTTGCCGCCGGCGTATCGATCAATCCGGGGCCGGAATGGTCGACTGACAAAAACCACTCCAGATCGCGACTGCGGCTGTGCTTTGCGAGCCCCTCGCATCAGCAGATCCGCGAGGGCGTGGCCGTGCTGGCCGAGGTCTGCCGCAAGGAGTTCGGCGTGCCGGCCCGCAGTGCCAATGTGGAGAATCGAGCTTGA
- a CDS encoding helix-turn-helix domain-containing protein produces MLNQVRDFAGEVLPGSCAVPPYSESAFLAELGDRLKSSRMRCVLSRRELARRSGISERYIAQIEAGKGNVSIVLLLRLASAIHGSQPQIV; encoded by the coding sequence ATGCTGAATCAAGTCAGGGATTTCGCAGGCGAGGTGCTGCCGGGGAGCTGCGCCGTGCCGCCTTATTCCGAGAGCGCGTTTCTGGCCGAGCTGGGCGACCGCTTGAAGTCCTCGCGCATGCGCTGCGTCCTGTCGCGGCGGGAGCTCGCCCGCCGCTCCGGGATATCCGAGCGCTACATCGCCCAGATCGAGGCCGGAAAGGGCAACGTCTCGATTGTGCTGCTGCTGCGGCTGGCCTCCGCGATCCACGGCAGCCAGCCCCAGATCGTCTGA
- a CDS encoding aldo/keto reductase, with the protein MDNLKTQGISMPKLGLGTFRMQGDTCRAAVESALSIGYRHIDTAEMYGNEEPIGAALAAARLPRGELHVTTKVWHENLSPDAIRRSFDASLTKLGLDHVDLYLVHWPSKAANWGAVFETLMTLKQEGRTRAIGVANFTTALLKIAVEDIKAPIACNQIEYHAMLDQSKVLAYLNAKSIPLVAYCPLAQGRIASDAVLAEIGAKHNATAAQVALKRLLDQDGVAAIPKASRRESQQANLDALKITLDDADRNKIAALPKDRRCVNPGFAPAWD; encoded by the coding sequence ATGGATAATCTCAAGACACAGGGCATCAGCATGCCCAAGCTCGGCCTCGGGACCTTCCGCATGCAGGGCGATACCTGCCGCGCGGCGGTCGAGAGCGCACTGTCGATCGGCTATCGCCATATCGATACCGCCGAGATGTACGGCAATGAAGAACCGATCGGCGCGGCGCTCGCCGCGGCCCGGCTGCCGCGGGGCGAGCTGCACGTCACGACGAAAGTCTGGCACGAGAACCTCAGCCCCGACGCCATCCGTCGCTCTTTCGACGCCAGCCTGACCAAGCTCGGGCTCGATCATGTCGACCTCTATCTCGTGCACTGGCCGTCCAAGGCGGCGAACTGGGGTGCTGTGTTCGAGACCTTGATGACGCTGAAGCAGGAGGGGCGGACGCGGGCGATCGGCGTCGCCAATTTCACCACGGCGCTGCTGAAGATCGCGGTCGAGGACATCAAAGCGCCGATCGCATGCAATCAGATCGAATACCACGCCATGCTCGATCAATCGAAGGTGCTGGCCTATCTCAACGCCAAGTCGATCCCGCTGGTCGCCTATTGCCCGCTGGCGCAGGGACGCATCGCGTCAGATGCGGTGCTGGCCGAGATCGGCGCCAAGCATAATGCAACTGCGGCGCAGGTCGCGCTAAAACGGCTGCTGGACCAGGACGGTGTCGCCGCGATCCCGAAAGCCTCGCGCCGAGAGAGCCAGCAGGCCAATCTCGACGCGCTGAAGATCACGCTCGACGATGCCGACCGCAACAAGATCGCCGCGCTGCCGAAGGACAGGCGCTGCGTCAATCCCGGCTTCGCGCCGGCATGGGACTGA